In Miscanthus floridulus cultivar M001 chromosome 8, ASM1932011v1, whole genome shotgun sequence, the sequence GTCTCGGAGCACGCGCCATCCCTGTGCCACGCCACAGACAAGACAGGACCGCCAGGCGGTGACAATAGGTATGGTAACCACCGTCCAAATATGGCCCGACGGATGGGCGTATggtcccacccactatgggacgGCCTTGACTTTCAAAGACATCCAAACCAATGCAGGCCAGGACCCCAGAGCTTGGGATCGTGGCCACCAGCTCCACGAGCAACAAGACAAACAATGACCTAgggtggctaccaactcctgtacgacgCCCCCCAGGAGATCAGGAGGCGATGACGAACCACCATCGTGCCAATAGTGCCGACACAGCTGGCACAGTAGCACCATGCCACCCATACTGCGACGTGGGCAAAGACCATGACGACGACCATGCTCGGATGTTCGGCAAGATGACCTTCCTTGCTTGCTAAGTTAGCTAGTTTTCCTCTCTCAGGCTCACGACcgctcggtcgggagaacctatcTCTTTGTACGTGGCATGGCCCCGGACTCTATATAAGGACAACCAGGGCACCCCTCGTAGGGACATCTtcataggattcatctttagCATCATAGACAACACTCTCCTACATCTTTCACCCTTCTTGCATACCCCATTGTAAGAATTTCAGAACATtcttctctgagactggacgtagggctccggcctgaatcagtataattccttgtgtcttttggatgctatcaTCGTCTTTCTGGAGCAGCATGACAttcatacaaatttactagttggtcgaCAAAACACTGACATAGAGTATACAAAGGTGCCCTGTTACAAAAGAGTTTCAGGTGAGAGGTGTACACTAAAAGTTCACAGATGTTCCTAGTGATTTAAGCAGAGAGGAAAGTAGCATGTACTAATTTGGGAGAGAGAGAGGCTATAGAGAACACCTGGTACACAAGAGTTTCATGTGAAAAATAGTAGTAATAACTAAGTTCCCTGATATTGCTTGTGATTTTAGGAGGGAGAAATAAACCAACATTCTAATTTTAGGAGATAGAGAGGTTAGAACTAGTTCGCTCAGTTTTGGATACAAACAGATGTGCTTACCTTGATGAATTTCTGCTTGTTTATCATTCTGATCTAGATAGAGACCAAAGTGATCAGCTCTCCAACTTCAACTGCAGCCACTACATCTTGATCCTCTTCATGTTCGGCAGGACTTGTTAAGATCAGGCAcctcctctcctccctgtacTGGTAGTGTGTTTAAGTCTATTGGCATGAGATGGATGAGAGGTGAATGGTTCAAATGAAAGCAACGAGATGTTACCAGGCTTTTATTTCCTACATACTCGACAAATGGCGCTGGGCAATAGTTTGACATTTTAGTTTGCTTTTGTCTGCGTAAAATTGGCGTTAAGTGGTGTTTGCCGCCGAGCGAAATGCATATTGATCGTGTTCGGCTTACTCTATATTCAATTTGTTAGGCTTTTTTTTTAGCtgaaacattgtttttctctcccaacaattcagccggaacaatgtttttcagctaagtttcagaccaacgaacgggATCATTATGGGGTCCTCTTTGATTTGTTTAATGGAAAATACTGTACTGCATGTTTGCATGTTTAACTGTGAAAGAGGGATGTGAGCACTGATTTTTTTTATTGTAAAAAAATGATGTGGTGACTAACATCGATGGCATGCCCATCCAAATACACATATCAGAAATGATTGCTATATAGGGGTATTAGATATTgcagaatggagggagtatcttCTTAGTCTAGTATCAATGGAGAGTTTATGGTTTAATTTTTAATATACTCATATTTTAGAAACAGTTCACAAGAATTTTATCCCCATAAAATTGTCAATGTTtatatgaaatttttatcatatctTTTAATTAATATAGTGTCAATGTATTTAATGTCCTTACGAAACAAATTGGTCGAACCAAGCCGAGCCAGACGAGGCGTGACCGCATGACTCGTTATCCAGCCCTTGGCACAGCATACACGGTGTAGACCAGCGCACTACTAAATCCTACACTAGTAAAAAACCGAACTGCTCAGCTCAGGCGCTCAGACCCGTCAAAGCCACTGCCACGAGGGCGCAGGCTTGCCAACCAGTAGCCTCCTACCAGGTCACCACCGCAGCCACGCTGTCGCTTCCTGATTGGCCGGACACCACCTCGCCAGACGTGGCCGCGAAAACCGCTCCTCCCCGCCGCACCCAGCCACCCACTCCTTTGTACGTACTCCGTCCGATTAGCCCTCCCCGCTCACAACAATGACCACGGGGCCCATTGACCTAACTTTAACCAAGATCCCACATGTCATTGGAAGTTATTACATCTGACATGCCGTCGTGGTCATCGCTGTAAGCCTGTGATTCTTCCTGCCAACGCCCAACCTTTTCAAACGCGGAGCGCTAGTCGCCTTCTCCTCGCGTGCTCAAAGCGGAGAGCCCTGCTCTGAAGCGAGCCTTCCAGAAGCTCCTGTGCCCCGCCCACTGCCTCCTCGAGGCCACGACCGCTGCCGCGGTGGCGCCGTCCGCGACCCAGCCGCCGCAGGGCCTctcccgccgccgcgccgccttcGCCGACCAACAGCCGAATCCGTCGGAGGCGGGGGCGACCACCAGCCTCGCCGGCGCCCTCGCGCGCGAGCGGATCAGGCGCCGCGGCGCGGGCCCGGAAGAGCAGGAGGCCTTGCCCTTCTGGCAGAGGACCTGGTTCCTCGCGCTGCTGCTGGCGATGGCCGCCGCGTCGTTCGCGCTCGCGCTTCTGCTCTACCTCGGACTCGACCTCCCCGAGGCTGCGCCGGCGCAGTCCTACGCCGCCGACCCGGATACCGTCGTCGAGGTTTCGCACCTCCTCATCCGCGTTTTAATTTTTGTGTTCGCGCGGGGTCTGTATTTGGATAGGTGTTGCGCGTTTCGGATTGGGGTTGGGGAACGGGGGACTTGGTGCCTAACTGATTTCTTCACCACCGTCGTGCTTGGTGGATTAGGCGAGTGATATGACTGTTTCCCTTATTTGTGGATAGATAACCTACGGCTCAGTGATCAAGTTGATGCATGAGACGACCAAGTTTCGGCTGCATTCTCACGACGTGCCATATGGATCTGGCAGCGGCCAGCAGTCGGTCACCAGCTTCCCCAACGTCGATGACGCCAATAGCTACTGGGTATGCATGTCTCTGATTCACTCATGAAATCAATATCATCATTTGCTTAGCAGCTGAAGCCCTGCACGTTCACTTAACTTGTTCTGGCATCTAGCTTTTCCCCTTTAGCACAAATTACATTTCTTATTTCATCCTATTAACATCCACTGAAAACACAACAGATCTGTGCACAATCCATTGTCCATGCTAGTCGAGTTACTTATGATAAGAAAACAGGCCTATAAGAATTAGCAAAATCATTCTTAAATTAATTGCTGAGGCTTGCAGTTAATCAAAGAAACCTGTTGTTTAATCATGTGTGGACTGTTTTATTTGCTATGCCTTGAGTTCTGCAATTTAAAAAGGAAACATTGTGTGAACAATACAGAAAGGAGATTATCAATTTTTCTTTGTCTTTCTTTAATTTTAACTTAAAGAAAATATGCATAGTATGAATAACATTTAGTTACAGGGCATTTTGATGTCTGTGATGCGCTGTTATTTTTCTTCAATTGCTTCTTGGCAGGACATAGTTTTTATTAATTTtctactccctctattctaaattgtAAGATGCTCTTGCTTTTCTAGATGCATTGCTTTTTCTATGTATTTAGACGACGACGatgacacaacaacaacaacaaagccttttagtccaaagcaagttggggtaggctagagttgaaacctaacataagcccctagtcacggttcaggcatgTCGATAGCTGCTTtgcaagcactcctatctaaacaaagatctctaggtatatcccaacccattaaatctctttttattgcctccccccatgtcagCTTCGGTCTTActctacctctcctcacattGATATCTCAACTTAGgattccacaatgcactggtgcctctgaagatcatagtgtatatttaagtgcatggcaaaagctatgtatcaaaAAAGCaaaacgtcttacaatttggaacggggGGAGTATGGATGTAACTCATGGTTAAAGTTCTGATCCAAGGTTCCAAGTTTTCTTGACAACCTACGATTATGATACATTTTGTTATGCAGATAGTGAGACGTCAACCAGATTCATCTGCAAAACAAGGTGATCCCATAACACATGGAACAACTATAAGGCTTCAGCATATGAGGACTAGAAAGTGGCTACACAGCCACTTGCATGCTTCCCCCATCACTGGAAATCTGGAGGTTAGTGAATTGATCTTTTATCTACTTTCGTGGAATGCTTGCAGATCTTATACACAGATAACCTTTTACTGAAGTATATTGGTTTTAGCTAAATATAGTTCTCAGGTTAGAAAAATAGTTGAGTTATTCTACAACCTCAACATCCCTCGTGAAACAGAGTAATTCACAAAAATGGTGTTTTTGAGATTTGGAAAAAGTTTGTTACCTCTTTTGAAACTTTCCACTGAATATGATTTTTGATTCCTTGTTGTCTCTATTGAGAAGGGCGGGCCtcatgcaagcggtagagtcttaccgcctgtgatcggaaggtcccgggttcgagtcgcggtctcctcgcattgcacaggcgagggtaaggcttgccattgacacccttccccagaccccgcacagagcgggagctctctgcactgggtacgcccttgtTGTCTCTATTGAGAATTTATAAGTTAGAACACAGATTTGATGGCAGCATTTGTCAAATGGATATTTTCCTTCTTTGGATACAATTGTCTTGCCGTCAGGTGTCACATCTTTGTTCGTTAAAGACATCATTATGTTACATGTATGTAAATGTACCTTCAGGTTAGTTGCTTTGGTGGTGAGAATGAGTCAGATACTGGAGACTACTGGAGGTCTGTACTTCTGCTACAAATTTAATTAGGTCAGCTATTGCTGTATCCATTGACTTGATAACACTGAGTTTGCTACTGTTGCACTATTTTATCATTAGGCTTGAGGTTGAGGGCAGTGGGAAAACATGGCGGCAAGACCAGAGAATTAGGTTGCGGCATGTTGATACTGGTGGTTATCTGCACAGCCATGATAGGAAGTACACGCGCATTGCTGGTGGGCAGCAAGAGGTGGGTTTGACATGGTCTTGTGTTACTTGCCATCCATGCTACTAAGAACTGTAGGCGTTACTCCCAGAATTATGTAAAACGTTTAATCaatatgtcatatttttctttttgCCTGCTTCCACAGGTATGCGGTGTGGGTGACAAACGCCCAGACAACCTCTGGCTGGCAGCTGAGGGTGTCTACCTCCCTGTAATTCAGCGCAAATAGGTGTGCTGCAAGATGAGAAGTGCCATTGCTAACAATTTTTGTGGTGCTTTGGCTGATTCAAATAGACAGCTGTAATCATTAGAATACACGGCTGTAATATATGCGAGCTACCTGTGTAATTTAATTTGTCGTGCATTTTGACAGCAAAAACACGGTGCAGCTGATTATACTACTACTTATATAAGACGATTCGGACTTGTTCCCAGCACATAAGAATTTCGACCTGGTCATGTTGGTTTTCTTATTGTTTTTGGCATTCTTCGGTTTAGGCATTAGGCGTTCGAAAAATATAGGCAATAATTACGTATATGACTAGTTTGGGCTTTGGAGACGGAAGCTTATCTGGTGTCTGAAAAGGAATGCTGGACGTTGGCTTCGTTTGATGGCAGAATTTGCAAAAACAGTACGTTTCCTCTTTTTTCTTCCCAGAAAGGGTTAGCTTTTTAGGGTAAATTCTTTGAATTACATTACAATTGTATAAAATATAGCAAAACTATATTTTCCGATAAGTACTCAATCCATCCTAGATTATAAGAGTTTGATTTTTTTACACCAAGTTTCACCActtgtcttattcaaaaatttatacaaaatatcacttcttttgtcgtggcttggtttattaataaaagttcttcaagaatgacttaaatttgactatgtttgcacagatttttgaataagacgagtgatcaAATTTGGGGtgaaaaaagtcaaacgtcttataatttggaacggagggagtactttacATTTTACAAACTACACTTCTCAGATTTATTATATTTTACACATCTTTTACTGTATTTCCTATCGTAAACTGCACATTTTATGACCTTGAATTGCAAAAGAACGTTTATATTATTGCTTTTTCATGAAACCATTTATTTGAAAGGATAATATTCTGATACATATTGACAAAAAAGTAGATACAAATGTCAGTACAAGCGTAGTTTGTGACAAAAAGAAGACAATAAAAGTGAAGTTTTATGAAATTGAGTCACAAAATAGTAGCTTTGTGATACATTTGAGAAAAAGTATAATTTTCCTTAAGAATTTTTTCGGCGGTAAATTTTGTTTCCCAACACGCTAAACTGAGACCAAGCTACAAGCGTTATTGCTTGAAATAGTTTGGTATCTCTAGCTTGTACCTTGTAGCTTGCAACACCTTTACTATTGAAGACCATTCTAGAAGAAATTGAGTAGTTGGAAAGGAAAGCTTTTGTCCTATTGTGGAAGACTAGTCTTAATTAACTCAATTCTAATTAAGTAGCCTTGCTATGTTTATGATGTCTTTCTTTGAAGTACCAAAAGGCATTCTTAAGAAAGACTTCTATAGGTCCGAATAGTTTTGTATCTCTAGCTTGTACCTTGTAGCTAGCAACACCCTTGCTATTGAAGACCGTTCCAGAAGAAATTGAGTAGTTGGAAAGGAAAGCTTTTGTCCTATTGTGGAAGACTAGTCGTAATTAACTCAATTCTAATTAAGTAGCATTGCTATGTTTATGATTTCTTTCTTTGAAGTACCAAAAGGCATTCTTAAGAAAGACTTCTATAGGTTTGCCTTCTTTTGGCAAGGTGATTGCCATAAGAAAAAAATATAGGCTAACAAAATGAGAAATTCTTTGTTTACCAAAGGATCAAGGTGGCCTAGGAATCTTGAATCTTGAAACCCAGAATGTTTGCTTACTTAGTAAATGGCTATATAAGTTAATTAATGAAGATGGGCTTTGGAAATGGCTTCTTAATTAGGAAGAAGTAcctaaaaaataaaaccattggtGAAGTTAAGTGAAAACTAGGAGATTCACATTTTTGTCATGCCATATGAAGTTCAAAGATCGCTTCCTTCATCTATCTACTTTTAATAACCTTCATAATGGTACACAGATTAGATTCTGGGAGGATAGATGGTTCACTCTTAAAGAACAATACACATCTCTATACAACATTTGTAGAAAGAAACACATTTCAGTAGCTATTATTTTTAGTTCTACACCCCTTAATATCTCTTTTAGAACAGCATTAGTTGGGGAAAATCGACTTAAATGGAATGAGCTAGTTATGAGGATTCATTTGTGCAATCGAGATGACCAACGAGATTCCATTAAGTGGAGTTTTTCAAAACTAGGATCTTTCACCGTACAATTAATGTATGAGCATCTTGTGAACCAACTTGCCTTTGCCTCTAAACAAATCAATATCAAAGTTTAAAATACCCCTtaaaatcaaggttttcatttGGTTCTTACTAAAAGGGGTAATTTTAACGAAAGACAATTTATTAAGAAGACGTTGGAAAGGAGATGATCAATGTTGTTTTTGTGACAACAAGGAAACCATCCAACATAGTTTTTTGATTATCATGTTGTGAGATTTGTCTAGAGAGTTTCTACTATGGAATTTGGATTGCAACTTCCTATAGATATAGAAGATTTATCTGGAGTGTGGTTTCAACAAACAGGCTAGCATATGCATTCTCTAATTTGCGTGGGAACAAGTGTAGTTTTATGGTCTATTTGGCTTTGTAGAAATGATGTGACTTTTGACAAAAAAAGATTATACTCTTATTTGTAGGTTATTTTCAGGGCAACTTATTGGACTCGTTTATGAAACATCCTACAAAAGGAGAGCAACATATCACATGTGAAGTGGGCATGTCGCACATTGGAGACTTTAGCTATGGAGGTCTTCGCCAAGCATGGGTGGTTATCTTTTAAAAGAGTTAGTGCTTAGATAGGCGCTCGATTGCTTGgttttgatttttgtgagcttttTAAATTATAACCGGTGTTTTGAAGTTATAATAAGAATTGGTTGTGTGCAAACCTCTTGTAGAGGCCGGAATAAAAATTccatttctaaaaaaatgatgtgtACTTGTTGACGCCGATTGGGTCACACACTAGCAAGGGGCTAGCACCCGAAGGTTGCAAAGACCCTAGATCACAATAAGAACGCAGTGGATCGACAAAACCGACCGAGGGGACGGTTAGACCGATGTTGAAACTGTTCTTCACATGGTAGACTCATGAACCTCCTGGGAAGACTTGTCGGGGAGGAGCACATGGAGGGTGTCctagtgtcggtgtttcataaactggactagtaaatttatacgattgtcacACTGCTCTAGGAatacgatggtagcatccaatagacacaaggatttatattggttcaggctggAGCCCTACGTCTAATCTGAGAGAAGGTTGAGTGCGTGTTtcttgcttgaatgctctaaagttcttacattggggggtgcaagaatggcaAAAGAGGTAGTAGAACCTATGCTAGACGAGGGGCAGCCcaaagagaagctccaggagccctactgCTATGGTGAATGGTAGAGGATGGAGAATGAGAATGTCCCTATGATGGGTGCCCTGGctgtccttatatagagttcggggacAGGGCTTGTTATAAAGAGGAGGTTCTCTCgaccgaagggtcatgagcctgagggaggtcctagctaacttggcttgcaagctacgccatttTTTGGTGTCCGTCTAGGcatggctatcgtcatggtcttgtggccacgttgCGGCAGATCGAGACATGATGCTACTATGCCAGACGTGGCGGGCACTGTAGGCACTTTGGTGGTTCGTCAACCGTCCTGTGCAATGCGGCATCTATCATGGTCTTTGCCGTTGTCTCTAGGTTCCATGGGGTATCGTACCCACAGTAGGTAGCCACCCTAGGTCGTTGCTTACCTGGTTGCTTTGTGGGCTTAGGGCCACAATCCTGATCTTTGGGGTCGGGGTGCCCCACCTGCCTGGGAGGTCTCTAGGTTGTGAcccttgtcatggatcccatcctgTAGTGGGTGGGATTATACGCGTGTCCTGTCAGTCTGTATTTAGACGATTGGTTTCACACCCATTGCCACCGCTGTGCGGTGTTGTCTTATTGGTGCGACGTGGCacagggatggtgtctgaccAGACCGAGGTGATTGCTATCACATCGGTCCTTGCAGGGTCAGCGCGGCACGCCTGCTCCTGTTAGAGAAAGCATACTAAGCTATGCTCGACCTCTCCCTGTCCTACCCAGGGGTCCTGATGGGGAGAGGTTGCACATCTTTCAGTGGCTAAGGCAGGAGAAGGGATCGTGGCTAGGCATTGGTTTGGCGTGCTCGTCCTAGCTAGACCTTGGTCGTTCAAGCCATTGTTAATCTGATGAGTCACAGGCCTCGTGGCCTgccaactaatcggtgccttgagacatcCTAGGGTCATAACCCCAACACCTAGGATCGATAAGGTCACCAGGAACACCACCAAATCTCATCAGGAGATCTAACAAATAGCAAGGTAGAGAGAAAAGTATGGCAAAAGAGGGGTATGTGTTGTGTTTTTGACAATTGGAAGTTTGAATACTCAATCGGCCATGACCTTCTCATTTATATAGAGGGTgtggtcttatcctagtaggaaaCAAGTCTaaaatgtgttctccaagattccTGGTCAAAATAGATTCAAAACTGATTTAGACCAAATTGGTTCGGACTCGGTAGGGAGACCGACCTAGCCGGTTTCCTCAGGCTGGGCATAGGGGCTGGCCATGGTACGCAGTGAAACTGGCCTAGCCAGTTTGGAGTAGTGGAACCGGCCATGCCGGTTTGGTCTGGGCAGACACTATCAACTTTTTTTTGCTTGTTTCTTTGATGTTTGTTGTGCCAAATATTTTCCAACACCTCCTTAAAGCTAGGAACTTGTTGGTATTGCCTTCATTTCATGTCGATATATTTTATCATGTTAACGATACTCCATCCATGAAGAAATCTGCATGCTCATATCGCGCTCTCATCATTAATACTAGGGTACAAACCTTATAAAAAAAATACCAGTGTATAGATACGTTGTGGATCGAACAATGTACAATAAAAATAGTGAAGTGATTAAGTTAACAACTAAGAACCTATGCATTTCTCTTAAAGAGTAATAAGACatactttttataccaaaacACTACTATCAAAATGATTTGTATAGGTGGTTAGAAATGATTTGTAGAGGTGGGCGTGTCAACCGCATCTGTGCAAGGCTTCTAGAAATCGAACAATTTCAATTATTTTGCAAGTGCCCATGGAAATCCATTCTTAAAGGTGGCCCAAAACATCCTTTAGAAATCATTTTCTAGAGGTGCATGAAGTTTTGGACGGCCTCTAGAAACATTATTTGTCTATAAAATGATTTCTAGAGGCGgatgatgttttggcttgcctctAGAGACTATATTTCCAAAGGCGGTTCGaacctgtttacaccaaaatttgggaagaagaatgcaggaactcaaagcttccaatatcgtgtcatcaaggaatcgattgcataagggtcgatatcagctgattcaaatatagcactggaattggctctcttcagatgacgcCAGCAGATAACAACAAAAAGCTACGATTGGCGTCGGGAAAAACATGTCAGACTCTtcaaaagagaaagattagggtccaagttatcttaaattaggaatgcttTATCTTATGCTagagattgtaatgagtcatacttaagtaggattcatgcttaggttccgggtatcaatattagaccccggctattgtaaaaggatcatccaatgaatcaatacaaattactttttttggctccgtgctaacccttaggagtaggagtagtgtagatctcaccgagttcttcaacaagcagggctgcatcggtccggccaaccttcggcttgtttgtaagtaccgtcatggcttatactttggtttgtatggCTTCATCGGTTaggtttgacctccactgcgaactctagtataagctagttatcgacttttatctagttcaagtatggctgtatcgatccaGTCGAGCTCCACTACTTGAAtaagatcaaggtcaagttatcggctctacctaagagtgacaTCCTTTTGGTAGactcattaagttaccgatcttgctgatgttcttattatcattattttttttcagcaacatcaatctgcccgatcaagatcgatctagatcggccttatatccttttagtccatcgtttgctttgttacaacatgatgtttcttactttgagcgatgagttatgttttatcagctgttctacttcgatcttgattgtgcatagtatgcggttaaggcacgtatgCTATTGAAGATGTTTGctagctagttaaatctggtctatagttcgctattatggttgCAGCGATCCGGTTGATCCCCACTGAcggcactttagattggaggatgctagttggtagatctatttccgatcaggcgtgaccttagctgtttgctaggcctgcatcggctaaatggCCGATCGCCTGCACTTTATGCTCATAGTATGTCTTCATGATCCTGTTAAATATGAGTAGATCTATTTTCTTTAAagatttaatctgttatctttattatggctgtcatcgatccggtcgaaccccactattaaagatgataggttaggtttgaggagttgataggtctgctcgtattgaatagtcgattgttcacatgttgtgacCCTTTTTCTACTAGAATCGGGTCGTTTAGCCGATTCGCTTGTGCCTTCACAGATATTGCATGTCTTTTAGAAACCTAGCAAGGTATGGATGGTTTTGTGAATTCTTGggatttagtttgttatcatcatcatagatgcatcgatccggtcgaacctcactattgatgatagtggattagatttagagcgtttgtagGACTGTTCGCACTAggcagtcgatttgtttgcatgttatatcctttctcatcAGAATCATTGGCTCAATGCTTCATACTGGTTATATTTcatctagctgatgattttacttacatttTTCTCATCTGGCTGTTGGCCCATTGGATCACAGGTGTTGTCGACCACTCACTAGCGCTGCTGACCATGACTAACGTTGTCTGACCAAACACTATGACCAGAGGGATGGCAACGATAGTTCATGGTTGGCATCATTAGTACATGCTCGGCAACATTAGTGAGTGGTCAAACATCTCCGTCCTATGGATATAGTGGGCTAAcaatggctgctcccgaagcgccacacaccagcatgttccaccttaaattactaataaactttctcttcttgtcaattataggtcaaattgactggcacgcccttggGAGGAATTTGCAGGGTCGACtagtcctgcgttgaagctaggcggatctctagccttgcttCATCAtgtagatccttccggcttgttgTA encodes:
- the LOC136473551 gene encoding stromal cell-derived factor 2-like protein, which encodes MAAASFALALLLYLGLDLPEAAPAQSYAADPDTVVEITYGSVIKLMHETTKFRLHSHDVPYGSGSGQQSVTSFPNVDDANSYWIVRRQPDSSAKQGDPITHGTTIRLQHMRTRKWLHSHLHASPITGNLEVSCFGGENESDTGDYWRLEVEGSGKTWRQDQRIRLRHVDTGGYLHSHDRKYTRIAGGQQEVCGVGDKRPDNLWLAAEGVYLPVIQRK